A DNA window from Desulfobacterales bacterium contains the following coding sequences:
- a CDS encoding MBL fold metallo-hydrolase, translating to MADMRLHVKQFRYATDNLGYLIYGKTSALAVDGGAVEAMLEYINARGLQLDIVTQTHSHPDHICGHQQLIDHTSAAHLNAQSLSRIRELVLDGHKIRVYHTPGHTEDSVIFHTADTLLTGDTLFNGNVGSCFSGGMQRFFESIKLIMGFSDHTRIYAGHDYVNYSMQVAKLIEPSNSEIDRFRENYDPHCVCSSLEQEHKINPFLRFNDPAMIAILKARALPHVTEYERWTSVMSLP from the coding sequence ATGGCCGACATGCGCTTACATGTCAAACAGTTTCGCTACGCAACCGATAATCTGGGCTATCTGATTTACGGGAAAACTTCCGCTTTGGCGGTCGATGGGGGCGCCGTCGAAGCGATGCTCGAATATATCAATGCCCGGGGGTTGCAACTTGATATTGTCACCCAGACTCACTCGCATCCGGATCATATCTGCGGTCATCAACAGCTGATCGATCACACCAGCGCCGCACACCTGAACGCACAGAGCTTGAGCAGGATCAGGGAATTGGTGCTTGATGGCCATAAAATCAGGGTGTACCACACCCCTGGCCATACCGAAGACTCGGTCATTTTCCATACAGCCGACACGCTTTTAACCGGCGATACACTTTTCAACGGTAATGTGGGCAGCTGTTTTTCCGGTGGCATGCAGCGGTTTTTCGAATCCATCAAATTGATTATGGGTTTTTCCGATCATACCCGCATCTATGCCGGCCATGACTATGTCAACTATTCCATGCAGGTCGCCAAATTAATTGAACCTTCAAATTCAGAGATCGATCGCTTCCGTGAAAATTATGATCCCCATTGCGTCTGCTCCAGCCTTGAACAAGAGCATAAAATCAATCCATTTTTAAGATTCAATGATCCTGCTATGATCGCCATCCTGAAAGCAAGAGCACTGCCCCATGTAACCGAATACGAGCGCTGGACGTCCGTTATGTCTTTGCCCTAG
- a CDS encoding trypsin-like peptidase domain-containing protein: MNAQLEHLLKLIAAESDDSNATESSEHRPAGDADLELLDAYSRAVVSVVDSVGPAVVSIAVGQQRRGTEADQTGAGSGVVIAPDGYILTNDHVVQNADRLNVRLTDGTSLSATLIGQDPATDLAVIRADTAYLPCSTLGSSERLRVGQLIIAMGNPFGFQSTVTTGVISALGRALRSTQGRLIENIIQHTAPLNPGNSGGPLVDSAGRVVGINTAIIPMAQGIGFSIPGTTARWVVSQILSHGRVRRGYLGIAGRQRPLDRPIVRFHGLNKRHAVEVLTIESASPAAQAGLRVNDLIVAINQVDVESVDDLHRFLAEWPIGKPVEIDLIRGQRRQMRVITPEEAGV; the protein is encoded by the coding sequence ATGAATGCCCAACTGGAGCACCTGCTGAAATTAATCGCGGCAGAATCGGACGACAGCAATGCCACCGAATCATCGGAGCACAGACCGGCCGGAGATGCCGATTTGGAGTTGCTTGACGCGTATTCGCGGGCGGTGGTTTCGGTGGTGGATTCAGTGGGCCCGGCTGTGGTCAGCATTGCAGTCGGTCAACAGCGGCGCGGCACTGAAGCGGATCAGACCGGCGCCGGTTCCGGTGTGGTCATTGCCCCGGATGGCTATATTCTGACCAACGATCATGTGGTGCAAAATGCCGATCGGCTGAACGTCCGCTTGACCGACGGCACCTCGCTCTCAGCCACTCTCATCGGCCAGGACCCGGCAACCGACCTGGCCGTTATCCGGGCGGATACCGCTTATTTGCCGTGCTCAACACTGGGCAGCTCCGAGCGGTTGCGTGTCGGTCAATTGATCATTGCCATGGGAAATCCCTTTGGTTTTCAATCGACCGTCACCACAGGTGTGATCAGTGCGCTGGGAAGGGCGCTTCGAAGCACCCAGGGACGGTTGATTGAAAATATCATCCAGCACACGGCACCGCTGAATCCCGGAAACTCCGGCGGGCCGCTGGTCGATTCAGCCGGCAGGGTGGTGGGCATCAATACCGCTATTATTCCCATGGCCCAGGGGATCGGTTTTTCGATTCCGGGCACAACTGCCCGGTGGGTGGTGTCCCAGATTCTTTCTCATGGACGGGTGCGCCGCGGCTATCTGGGCATTGCAGGTCGGCAGCGGCCCCTTGACCGCCCCATCGTTCGCTTTCACGGTTTAAACAAGCGTCATGCCGTCGAGGTGTTAACCATCGAATCTGCTAGCCCGGCCGCACAGGCCGGATTGCGGGTCAATGATTTAATCGTGGCCATCAACCAGGTGGATGTTGAAAGTGTCGATGACCTGCATCGTTTTCTGGCGGAATGGCCCATCGGAAAACCGGTTGAAATTGACCTTATTCGTGGCCAGAGACGTCAGATGCGGGTGATCACACCCGAAGAGGCCGGTGTTTAA